One part of the Prunus persica cultivar Lovell chromosome G5, Prunus_persica_NCBIv2, whole genome shotgun sequence genome encodes these proteins:
- the LOC18777103 gene encoding protein C2-DOMAIN ABA-RELATED 4 — protein MTDSPKTPAKGGSKSLMENLLGLLRIRVKRGVNLAVRDVRSSDPYVVIKMGKQKLKTRVIKKDVNPEWNEDLTLSVTDPSIPIKLTVYDHDTFSKDDKMGDGEFGIVPYIEALKMNLEGVASGTTVMRIQPSRANCLAEESCILWKDGKVVQDMCLRLRNVECGEVEIQLQWIDLPGSKGLS, from the exons atgacGGACTCACCAAAGACACCAGCGAAAGGAGGTAGCAAGTCACTCATGGAGAACTTGCTCGGTCTTCTCCGAATCCGCGTCAAACGCGGTGTTAATCTCGCCGTTCGCGACGTCCGTAGCAGCGACCCCTACGTCGTCATCAAGATGGGTAAACAG AAACTTAAAACTCGTGTAATTAAAAAGGATGTTAACCCAGAGTGGAATGAAGATCTTACACTTTCTGTTACAGACCCCAGCATTCCAATCAAGCTG ACTGTGTATGACCATGACACATTCAGCAAGGATGACAAAATGGGAGATGGAGAATTTGGCATCGTACCTTATATAGAGGCATTGAAGATGAACTTAGAAGGGGTCGCAAGTGGCACGACCGTCATGAGAATACAACCAAGCAGGGCCAACTGCCTAGCTGAGGAGAGCTGCATTCTCTGGAAGGATGGGAAGGTGGTCCAAGACATGTGCCTCAGACTGAGAAATGTGGAATGTGGTGAAGTGGAAATTCAGTTGCAATGGATTGACCTTCCTGGTTCCAAGGGCTTATCATGA
- the LOC18776507 gene encoding uncharacterized protein LOC18776507, with protein sequence MDEHEPWEQLDVDESELISLSLRPCKRSASHSLKSNHPQPPKPTSNLIPGPAGALQAAMQRRTQTHRHHPHDRDKEEPIPTQEFVRRVVEVGHDHDADFTTNPWLCTLDFLTKQGAHFPTTLGSIRKGIESHRLAQVVAIIKSCTPNGLGDLMLTLKDPTGTIGASIHHTVLSEGDFGKSISVGAVLVLQKVAVFTPSRSACYLNITKNNMVKVISKDSGPLVTKDLLTSSVQNPAPSSGSSENLWMPQEKFPPSQESTERIMNFLRQNSKARESQHNTEKHMETDHAAAGLSCSGHEQCGSRNTDVEVLSSLVKKAMPDGITNMEDTTDNDQVTVVAEKPNAGRVADGDNASSHTQAINHVTVVTEKPKHGTVAKGYNPLSRTQPISASANSVEIPNPDDDQEVERITGAKRQRQPLISRTSLPEYTEEELDLFEFD encoded by the exons ATGGATGAGCATGAACCCTGGGAACAACTAGACGTCGACGAATCAGAGCTCATCTCTCTTAGTCTTCGTCCTTGCAAGCGCTCTGCTTCTCATTCcctcaaatcaaatcatccTCAGCCCCCCAAGCCCACTTCCAACCTCATTCCGGGCCCCGCCGGAGCCCTACAGGCCGCGATGCAGCGCAGGACCCAAACCCACCGCCACCACCCCCACGACCGCGATAAGGAGGAGCCCATTCCGACCCAAGAGTTCGTAAGGAGAGTCGTCGAGGTTGGCCATGATCACGATGCCGATTTCACCACCAATCCCTGGCTTTGCACTCTCGATTTTCTTACCAAACAAGGTGCTCACTTTCCGACGACCTTGGGTTCTATCAGGAAGGGGATTGAATCTCACAGATTAGCTCAG GTTGTTGCTATAATCAAATCTTGCACCCCAAATGGTCTTGGTGATCTCATGCTCACTCTGAAG GATCCTACAGGTACAATTGGTGCTAGCATCCACCACACAGTCCTTTCTGAGGGAGACTTTGGGAAGAGCATATCTGTTGGTGCAGTTTTGGTACTGCAGAAG GTTGCTGTGTTCACCCCCTCACGATCTGCATGTTATCTTAATATAACCAAGAACAACATGGTTAAG GTCATCTCCAAGGATAGTGGACCTCTCGTGACTAAAGATCTTCTCACCTCATCAGTCCAGAATCCTGCTCCCAGCAGTG GAAGTAGTGAAAACTTATGGATGCCACAAGAAAAGTTCCCTCCGTCACAGGAAAGCACTGAAAGAATCATGAATTTTCTGAGACAAAACTCTAAGGCGAGAGAGAGTCAGCATAATACTGAGAAACACATGGAAACAGATCATGCGGCAGCAGGGCTGAGCTGCTCTGGCCACGAGCAGTGCGGAAGCCGAAACACGGACGTAGAGGTTCTATCTTCATTGGTGAAAAAGGCAATGCCTGATGGAATCACAAACATGGAGGACACTACTGATAACGATCAAGTAACTGTGGTAGCTGAGAAGCCCAACGCTGGCAGAGTGGCTGATGGAGACAATGCATCCAGCCACACCCAAGCCATTAATCATGTAACTGTGGTAACTGAGAAGCCCAAACATGGCACGGTGGCCAAAGGTTACAATCCATTGAGCAGGACGCAACCCATTAGTGCTTCAGCAAACTCAGTTGAGATCCCTAACCCTGACGATGATCAAGAAGTTGAGAGAATAACTGGAGCTAAAAGGCAGAGGCAGCCACTAATTTCGAGAACTTCACTCCCAGAGTATACAGAAGAAGAGCTGgatctttttgaatttgactGA
- the LOC18776603 gene encoding uncharacterized protein LOC18776603, giving the protein MASQSANLWVLLGLGLAGILFMTRKLKKTIREDFGAFIERLQLLPPPQPAPPKAPHPLTGLTFAVSDVFDIEGHVTGFGHPDWERTHDAASRTAPVVSVLVEGGATCVGKTVVDELAYSISGENKHYGTPTNPAASSRTPGGSSSGAAVAVAANLVDFSLGIDTVGGVRVPAGSCGVIGFRPSHGAVSHNGIIPVSTSLDTVGWFAKDSSVLRRVGHVLLQLPYAVSRSPRQIVIADDCFQQVKIPVDRIVQVVTKSTLKLFGRQVFKHENLGDYFNSKVPSLKEFHGQKTNGEVKTSSIKLLANVVQLLQRHEFRHNHGEWINLVKPVLDSATSAQICGPLDASDEEIEICKSIKNELHAAVNSLLKDDGILVIPTLADPPSKLGGKDILSEDFRSRAFGLLSIASLSGCCQVTVPLGSHDKYPVSVSFIARHGGDRFLLDALHTMYASLQEQADIASKSKLSKNALTREQSAEIAKEKGNQAYKDKEWHKAINFYSEAIKLSGNNATYYSNRAAAYLEVGSFLQAEADCTKAINLDKKNVKAYLRRGTAREMLGYYKEAIEDFKYALVLEPTNKRASLSAERLRKLFQ; this is encoded by the exons ATGGCGTCTCAATCCGCCAATCTGTGGGTTCTACTGGGTTTGGGTTTGGCAGGAATTCTGTTTATGACAAGGAAGCTTAAGAAGACCATCAGAGAAGACTTTGGTGCCTTTATTGAGAGGCTTCAGCTTCTCCCTCCTCCTCAGCCTGCTCCTCCTAAAGCTCCGCATCCCCTTACCGGCCTCACCTTCGCCGTTTCTGACGT ATTTGATATTGAGGGACATGTAACTGGTTTTGGTCATCCTGATTGGGAAAGAACACATGATGCAGCTTCTCGGACGGCTCCTGTGGTTTCAGTTCTTGTCGAAGGAGGTGCCACATGCGTTGGGAAAACCGTTGTGGATGAATTGGCATATAG TATTAGTGGAGAAAATAAGCATTATGGTACCCCCACCAATCCGGCAGCATCTTCAAGAACACCAGGTGGATCCTCCAGTGGAGCTGCTGTGGCTGTAGCTGCCAATCTCGTTGACTTTTCACTGG GTATTGATACTGTCGGTGGCGTTAGAGTACCTGCTGGGTCTTGTGGCGTTATAGGATTCCGACCTTCACATGGTGCTGTTTCTCACAATGGGATTATACCTGTTTCTACAAGTCTTGATACCGTTG GATGGTTTGCTAAGGATTCTAGTGTCCTACGCCGTGTTGGACATGTTCTGCTGCAACTTCCTTATGCAGTTTCACGCAGTCCAAGACAAATTGTAATAGCTGATGATTGCTTTCAACAAGTAAAGATTCCTGTTGACAGAATTGTTCAAGTGGTCACCAAATCCACTCTGAAGCTTTTTGGAA GACAAGTATTTAAACATGAAAATCTAGGGGactattttaattcaaaagtCCCAAGCTTGAAAGAGTTTCATGGCCAGAAGACAAATGGTGAAGTCAAGACTTCATCCATAAAATTGCTTGCCAATGTTGTGCAGCTTCTTCAAAG ACATGAGTTCAGACATAATCATGGGGAATGGATTAATTTGGTGAAACCTGTATTGGATTCTGCTACTTCAGCACAAATATGTGGACCACTGGACGCATCAGATGAGGAGATTGAGATCTGCAAGTCAATTAAGAATGAATTGCATGCAGCTGTCAACTCTCTATTGAAG GATGATGGAATTTTGGTGATCCCAACTTTAGCAGATCCCCCTTCAAAACTTGGTGGGAAGGACATCCTCTCTGAGGACTTCCGGAGCCGTGCTTTTGGTCTATTAAGTATTGCTAGCCTGTCAGGTTGTTGTCAG GTCACAGTACCGCTGGGATCTCATGACAAGTATCCAGTTTCAGTTTCATTCATAGCCAGGCATGGGGGTGATCGCTTTTTACTAGATGCACTGCACACTATGTATGCATCTTTACAAGAGCAGGCTGATATTGcttcaaaatccaaattatCCAAAAATGCTCTCACCAGGGAGCAATCTGCTGAAATTGCCAAGGAAAAG GGAAACCAAGCCTACAAAGATAAAGAGTGGCACAAGGCTATTAACTTTTATTCAGAAGCTATCAAACTTAGTGGAAATAATGCGACGTATTACAGTAACAGGGCTGCAGCATATCTTGAAGTTGGAAG TTTCCTTCAAGCTGAGGCAGATTGTACTAAAGCTATCAACCTTGACAAAAAG AATGTGAAGGCTTATTTACGAAGAGGCACTGCAAGGGAGATGCTTGGTTACTATAAGGAGGCAATTGAAG ACTTTAAGTATGCACTTGTACTCGAGCCAACCAACAAAAGGGCATCCCTTTCTGCTGAAAGATTGAGGAAGCTGTTTCAGTAG
- the LOC18778085 gene encoding prostaglandin E synthase 2: MRRASTLASFNVLSRSLATVHGGAVATSASPSHSLLQVALYGTSSTTGPHVRRRWFDSFSGGPAGKLAIGVAGTLASVAVASSLTQEVYAKEPPPAELVPKDVVLYQYEACPFCNKVKAFLDYHDIPYKIVEVNPLSKKEIKWSDYKKVPILMVDGEQLVDSSAIIDKLNDKIVPERVAAPSSNDDEEKKWRQWVDNHLVHMLSPNIYRNTSEALESFDYITSNGNFSYTEKFTVKYAGAAAMYFVSKKLKKKYNITDERASLYEAAETWVNALNGRDFLGGSKPNMADLAVFGVLRPIRYLRSGKDMVEHTRIGEWYSRMERAVGESARIKA, from the exons ATGAGAAGGGCTTCAACTCTCGCCTCATTCAACGTCCTCTCCCGATCTCTCGCCACCGTTCACGGCGGCGCCGTTGCCACGTCAGCCTCCCCCAGCCACAGTCTTCTCCAGGTGGCTCTCTACGGTACCTCCAGCACCACCGGTCCTCATGTTCGTCGTCGGTGGTTCGATTCATTTTCCGGCGGTCCAGCTGGCAAGCTGGCTATTGGCGTAGCTGGAACTCTGGCTTCGGTCGCTGTTGCCTCGTCACTCACTCAGGAGGTCTATGCCAAAGAGCCGCCTCCGGCTGAGCTTGTTCCAAAGGACGTCGTGCTATACCAGTATGAAGCCTGCCCTTTCTGCAACAAAGTTAAAG CATTCTTGGACTACCACGATATACCCTACAAAATTGTGGAGGTCAACCCACTTAGTAAGAAAGAGATCAAATGGTCTGATTATAAGAAGGTTCCTATATTGATGGTGGATGGGGAACAGCTGGTTGACTCATCAG CTATAATTGATAAGTTGAATGACAAAATTGTTCCTGAGAGAGTAGCCGCCCCTTCCTcaaatgatgatgaagagaAAAAGTGGCGCCA GTGGGTTGATAATCACTTGGTGCATATGTTATCACCAAACATATACCGAAATACATCTGAGGCCCTTGAATCCTTTGACTATATAACAAGCAATG GTAATTTTAGCTACACAGAAAAATTTACAGTGAAGTATGCTGGTGCTGCGGCTATGTACTTTGTGTCAAAGAAACTGAAGAAGAAATATAATATTACGGATGAACGTGCATCCCTGTATGAAGCAGCAGAAACATGGGTTAATGCTCTTAATGGGCGGGACTTTCTTG GGGGCTCCAAACCTAATATGGCCGACCTTGCTGTTTTTGGGGTGCTAAGACCAATTCGTTATTTGAGGTCTGGTAAAGATATGGTGGAGCACACACGCATAGGTGAATGGTACTCAAGAATGGAGCGTGCCGTTGGAGAGTCTGCAAGGATTAAAGCCTAA
- the LOC18776202 gene encoding zinc finger protein VAR3, chloroplastic, which yields MSAASKLIRFGTAALFHAPIRTISATPSLCSLKPFAASQSLRFPRYSSSSAAIETIDSVTANSTEAPLLHPWPEWVAFIDRLKTKGYFTGTQPSESDDVYTDMTQIKDACLSFARDRYDVFKSLSTEDMQAVVEGGCPNLFRKAVNSAKRLRFYLRLDEGDVCGACNLRGSCDRAYVVLKESEAAARTVDIVRILLFHALDPLVISGGEKPLGRDLLETSARKLLSELLQLSETAVDPSLPKPAAKAEKKLSASIIDDGLSQTVEMKRGDWMCPKCNFMNFAKNIRCLQCKEDGPKKADAGDLEMKKGDWICTECNFMNFSRNIRCLKCKAEGPKRVSTDAVEMKKGDWNCPKCAFMNFASNRKCLRCQETRPKKNPTDWDCPSCNFLNYGRNTVCLKCNCKCPKEATTSEYEEQMWRHPR from the exons aTGTCAGCTGCTTCAAAGCTCATACGCTTTGGAACCGCAGCACTGTTCCATGCTCCCATAAGAACTATATCTGCGACCCCTTCACTTTGTTCTCTCAAACCCTTCGCTGCCTCACAATCTCTGCGCTTCCCCAGGTACAGCTCTTCCTCCGCTGCAATTGAAACTATTGATAGCGTCACCGCTAACAGCACAGAAGCACCGCTGCTCCATCCCTGGCCCGAGTGGGTGGCTTTTATCGACCGCTTGAAGACCAAAGGTTACTTCACCGGAACCCAGCCGAGCGAGAGTGACGATGTTTACACGGACATGACTCAAATAAAGGATGCGTGCCTCAGCTTTGCTCGTGACCGCTACGATGTTTTCAA ATCACTGTCTACGGAAGATATGCAAGCAGTTGTGGAGGGTGGATGCCCCAATCTTTTCCGGAAAGCTGTGAATTCAGCAAAAAGATTGAGATTCTATCTGAGACTAGATGAAGGGGAT GTTTGTGGTGCTTGCAATCTGCGGGGTTCCTGTGATAGAGCGTATGTGGTTCTTAAGGAATCTGAAGCTGCGGCACGGACAGTGGATATAGTCCGAATACTATTGTTTCATGCTCTGGATCCACTTGTTATTTCTGGGGGGGAGAAACCTCTTGGTAGAGACCTTCTAGAAACATCTGCAAGGAAACTGCTTTCTGAGTTGCTTCAACTCAGTGAAACAGCTGTTGACCCATCACTTCCAAAGCCTGCTGCCAAAGCTGAGAAAAAGTTATCTGCAAGTATCATTGATGATGGACTATCTCAAACTGTTGAAATGAAGAGAGGAGATTGGATGTGTCCCAA ATGCAATTTTATGAACTTTGCTAAAAATATAAGATGCCTACAATGTAAAGAAGATGGCCCAAAAAAAGCTGATGCGGGTGATCTTGAAATGAAAAAGGGAGACTGGATCTGCACTGA ATGCAATTTCATGAACTTCTCTAGAAATATACGCTGCCTAAAGTGCAAAGCTGAAGGGCCAAAGAGAGTCAGTACAGATGCTGTTGAAATGAAGAAAGGAGACTGGAACTGCCCAAA GTGCGCTTTCATGAATTTTGCAAGCAATAGGAAGTGTTTGCGTTGTCAAGAGACACGGCCCAAGAAAAATCCTACAGATTGGGACTGTCCCTC ATGTAATTTCTTGAATTATGGTAGAAACACAGTCTGCCTGAAATGTAACTGTAAATGCCCCAAGGAAGCAACTACTAGTGAGTACGAGGAGCAGATGTGGAGGCACCCACGCTAG
- the LOC18776047 gene encoding protection of telomeres protein 1a, whose product MPRGDLYNFLKIRDAIDSVGEKVNLIGVVLECGFPRKTKGTDWFCSVRIIDETHQDPGLPVNVFTQTRNQLPRILSVGDIIQFQRVSMKIHDDKINAVFYKKYSSFAIYEGRDGRNLVPYQTYETFREKDLDKNFVIYLRRWLQNFQFDEGANYFSLLREINGGESFNLVCKIIHIHEGAGNEWMAFVWDGTDAPPSNILQKLEDEMHHPLPLHLESLPLPRDTLCSFPSVGTVLRVVSQDIENDNLRLLKTGEWVKFLNLLCEVHAGLWRCVLTPFTKLRYTPNEDRLKIERQRLYDERLSRSPQSLRRMPFWSLPWPSQVTEVDGDDDDDHVIFLTLMDVLTSSEVTASFKCVVRVIAAFPWQAKDFCFPAGIDRIRLTLEDSTARIHAFLYAEDGVKFFDGQSSVKALESKLNALLGVIADNDGEQNDTRRNPPWVQICLKSQSDKSGSRHYRIFGTKLVA is encoded by the exons ATGCCGCGTGGTGACTTGTATAACTTCTTGAAGATAAGGGACGCCATAGATTCTGTGGGTGAGAAAGTGAACTTAATCGGCGTCGTCCTCGAGTGTGGTTTCCCTAGGAAAACCAAGGGCACTG ATTGGTTTTGTTCGGTCCGTATAATTGACGAGACGCATCAGGATCCTGGGTTACCAGTTAACGTTTTTACACAAACTAGGAATCAACTTCCCCGTATTTTGTCGGTTGGAGACATAATTCAATTCCAACGCGTTTCG ATGAAAATTCATGATGATAAGATAAATGCTGTTTTTTACAAGAAGTACTCTAGCTTTGCAATATATGAAGGAAGGGATGGTAGAAATTTAGTTCCTTATCAAACTTACGAAACATTTCGCGAGAAAGACCTAGACAAGAATTTTGTGATATACTTGAGAAGATGGTTGCAGAATTTTCAGTTTGATGAAG GTGCAAATTATTTCTCGTTGCTCAGAGAAATTAATGGAGGTGAAAGCTTTAATTTGGTTTGTAAA ATAATTCATATCCATGAGGGTGCTGGAAATGAATGGATGGCCTTTGTTTGGGATGGAACTGATGCTCCACCATCCAATATTCTTCAAAA GCTTGAAGATGAAATGCATCACCCACTTCCCCTACATCTGGAATCACTGCCTTTGCCAAGAGATACCTTATGTAGCTTTCCTTCTGTCGGAACTGTCTTAAGAGTGGTATCTCAAGACATTGAAAATGACAACCTTCGCTTGCTAAAAACTGGGGAGTGGGtaaagtttttgaatttgctATGTGAAGTGCATGCAGGGTTATGGCGTTGTGTGTTGACACCGTTCACAAAGCTTCGATATACACCAAATGAGGACCGTCTCAAAATTGAGCGGCAAAG GTTATATGATGAAAGATTGTCACGAAGTCCGCAAAGTTTAAGGCGGATGCCATTTTGGAGCTTACCTTGGCCTTCTCAAGTGACAG AGgttgatggtgatgatgatgatgaccatGTGATATTTCTTACGTTAATGGATGTCCTCACAAGTTCAGAG GTTACAGCCAGTTTCAAGTGTGTAGTTCGAGTCATAGCAGCTTTCCCATGGCAGGCTAAGGACTTCTGCTTTCCTGCTGGGATTGACAGAATTAGGCTGACTCTGGAGGACTCAACCGCTAGAATTCATGCTTTCTTGTATGCAGAAGATGGG GTGAAGTTTTTTGATGGCCAGTCCTCTGTTAAGGCGTTGGAGAGCAAACTTAATGCATTGTTAGGAGTGATTGCAGATAATGATGGGGAGCAAAATGACACTCGCAGAAATCCCCCCTGGGTACAAATTTGTCTAAAATCTCAAAGTGACAAATCGGGAAGTAGGCACTACCGGATTTTTGGCACCAAGCTGGTGGCCTGA
- the LOC18775991 gene encoding ERAD-associated E3 ubiquitin-protein ligase component HRD3A encodes MNFATRKLIFALLIVFLYPLSLFARPYFLVLSKDDLLNTPNSPDDSTQNDSPEWDEFGDSGSPQSEEELDPGSWRPIFEPDPFRPDLANNPDERYYSTVTKLIKSVSSGDTTLMDDAVSEIEESASRGLPHARSVLGFLYATGQMRKQNKAKAFTYHYFASEGGNMQSKMALAYTYSRQDMFDKAVKLYSELAEAAVNSFLISKDSPVIEPVRIHNGAEENKEALRKSRGEEDEDFQILEYQAQKGNSAAMYKIGLFYYFGLRGLRRDHAKALSWFLKALEKGEPRAMELLGEIYARGAGVERNYTKALEWLTLAAKQELYSAYNGMGYLYVKGYGVEKKNLTKAKEYFEKAADNEDAGGHYNLGVMYLKGIGVTRDVKLACQYFIVAANAGQPKAFYQLGKMFHTGVGLKKNLPRATVLYKLVAERGPWNSLSRWALESYLKGDMGKAFFLYSRMAELGYEVAQSNAAWILDKYGERSMCIGESGFCTDAERHQRAHSLWWQASEQGNEHAALLIGDAYYYGQGTERDYDRAAEAYKHARSQSNAQAMFNLGYMHEHGQGLPLDLHLAKRYYDQALEIDQAAKLPVTLALTSLWIRKNYADGFLVHVIDSLPEVYPKVEEWVDNVLLEEGNATILTLFVCLLTVLYLRERQRRHAVAAPGGMAVPHHPNEHVAPAPV; translated from the exons ATGAATTTTGCAACTCGAAAACTCATCTTCGCTCTCCTGATTGTCTTTCTCtaccccctctctctcttcgctCGGCCATATTTCCTCGTCCTCTCTAAAGACGACCTCTTAAACACCCCCAACTCGCCCGACGACTCGACTCAAAATGACTCGCCCGAGTGGGATGAGTTTGGCGACTCCGGCTCCCCACAGTCCGAGGAGGAGCTCGACCCGGGCTCCTGGCGCCCCATCTTCGAGCCCGACCCCTTTAGGCCCGACCTGGCCAACAACCCGGACGAACGCTACTACTCCACCGTAACCAAATTAATCAAGTCCGTCAGCTCCGGCGACACGACGCTCATGGACGACGCCGTTTCGGAGATCGAGGAATCAGCTTCCCGCGGTCTCCCTCACGCGCGGTCCGTGCTGGGGTTTCTGTACGCTACGGGCCAGATGAGGAAGCAGAACAAAGCCAAGGCCTTCACGTACCACTACTTCGCTTCCGAGGGTGGTAACATGCAGTCGAAGATGGCTCTCGCTTATACTTACTCTAGGCAAGAT ATGTTTGATAAAGCAGTGAAGCTGTACTCGGAATTAGCCGAGGCAGCAGTGAATAGCTTCCTAATTTCGAAGGACTCGCCGGTGATCGAGCCAGTGAGGATCCACAATGGAGCTGAGGAGAACAAGGAGGCATTGAGGAAGAGCAGAGGCGAAGAAGATGAGGACTTTCAGATTTTGGAGTACCAAGCTCAGAAGGGAAACTCTGCGGCAATGTATAAGATTGGTCTCTTTTACTATTTTGGGCTGAGAGGGTTGAGGCGCGACCATGCCAAGGCGTTGTCGTGGTTTTTGAAGGCGTTGGAGAAGGGAGAGCCTCGGGCGATGGAGCTGCTTGGGGAGATTTATGCTAGAGGAGCTGGGGTTGAGAGGAATTACACCAAGGCTCTGGAGTGGCTTACACTCGCAGCCAAACAGGAGCTTTATTCAGCCTATAACGGGATGGGCTATTTGTATGTTAAAGGATATGGGGTGGAGAAGAAGAACCTCACCAAA GCAAAAGAGTATTTTGAGAAGGCTGCTGATAATGAAGACGCAGGGGGGCACTATAACCTAGGAGTAATGTATCTCAAAGGGATTGGGGTAACGAGAGATGTGAAACTTGCATGTCAATACTTTATAGTGGCTGCTAATGCTGGTCAACCCAAGGCATTCTACCAGCTGGGAAAGATGTTTCATACTGGAGTTGGGCTTAAGAAAAATCTTCCCAGG GCCACTGTATTGTACAAACTAGTTGCAGAAAGGGGACCGTGGAACTCCTTGTCCAGATGGGCACTAGAATCGTACTTAAAAGGGGACATGGGCAAGGCATTCTTCTTGTATTCAAGGATGGCTGAGTTAGGCTATGAGGTAGCGCAAAGTAACGCTGCATGGATTCTTGACAAATATGGAGAACGTAGCATGTGCATAGGAGAATCCGGTTTCTGCACGGATGCAGAAAGGCATCAGCGTGCTCATTCATTGTGGTGGCAAGCATCTGAGCAGGGTAATGAACATGCTGCTTTGCTGATTGGGGATGCATATTACTATGGTCAG GGTACTGAGAGAGATTATGACCGTGCGGCAGAGGCTTACAAGCATGCCAGGTCCCAGTCTAATGCACAAGCCATGTTCAACCTTGGTTACATGCATGAGCATGGACAAGGGCTGCCTTTGGATCTTCATCTCGCGAAGCGTTACTATGATCAAGCTCTAGAGATTGATCAGGCAGCAAAATTGCCTGTCACATTAGCCCTTACAAGCTTATGGATACGAAAAAATTATGCCGATGGTTTCCTG GTCCATGTGATCGATTCATTGCCTGAAGTTTATCCCAAGGTGGAAGAATGGGTAGATAATGTGCTTCTAGAGGAAGGAAATGCGACAATATTGactctttttgtttgtctccTCACTGTCCTATATCTTCGTGAGCGACAACGCAGGCATGCTGTTGCTGCCCCTGGTGGGATGGCTGTGCCACACCACCCGAATGAGCATGTTGCACCAGCACCCGTATAG